ACTGACCTCACACTCCTCCAGGGCACTGCTATTTTCTGAAGCCAGGGCAATTGCAGccagccttttcttttccttcttcaagcGTTTCTTCTCCTGTTTCTCGAGCTTCCTAGTAATCTCAGCAGCCGCTTCCTCTGCCTGGCCAAAGAAAGATGCTGAAAAGGCTTGAAGACCTCTGGTTCCCCAGGTCTCTCTCATGGTTTTGTTGGATCAGGCTCATTAAATCAGTTTTTTGCCTCCACTCTACAAGGTCAGGCTAAGACAGTTCATCACCTCCAACAGCCAGCTCTGATTCTACCCCACCTGACCTGACCCAAACTGACCTGAACCATTGCCTCCTTCATGACATCCAGATTCTTTCGGGGAATCTCTCCAGTCTCATAGAAGGACAGCCGCTCCTCAACTTGTTCTCGAAGCTTCTCCCCAAAAACACTGGTGGGCACCTCTGGATGTGTTTATATAAGTAAACAAAGCACATCAGCCCCTAGCAGGACAAACTACTAGCTCAACCTCCAGCATTCCCCCTACCCTCAGCTTTACTCAGACCCAAAGTATCAACACTCACTAGGTGAACTGCTGTTGACGAAAAATACTGCCATCATTGTAGAAGCTGCTAGGGTAGTcagcctccccaccctcccaACTGCCCACTCCCCCACCCATACCAGAGAAGCAATCGATTCGTGAGGCAATACTGCATTTGTTTGCCAGGTATCGGGAGATGCGACCTTTGTTCTTGGCAGCTGCTCGGCCAATGAAGGTAGAGTGGAAAATGAGTCCATATTTTGGGGTGTTACCCCTTGTCTTCAAGGCTCTGGGAGAAGAATATTCAGCGGAGACTTTTAAGACCAGAAATTTCAACCGTGTTAGCTAAGGCAGCgcctcccttccctttccccagtTTCCAGAGTGAGCCTCAGGCCAGGTTGGGTTTCTACCCCACCTCATGCCAACCCACCGCTcccagaggcagagggaaggcaTCCAATGTCGCTGACCTGGAAACTTGGTCCCTTTGCTGGGCCCAGGGAATCACTCAGACACCAGGACTGGCCATCACCCCCATAGCAGAGGCCTGTATAGGTCAGGGAGCCCTGGTCAACCATCACTGTGATCCCCAAACAAGCAAGTGGGCACCAGAAGTGGCACCTGAGTGTGAGCAGGTGCCCTCACTGGTACCTGAACAGGGCCTTTTCAGCCCCAAGGATCTGCACTGTGGATGCTGGATACTTGGCCAGATTGGTGAGACTGCCAGCGTGAGCAATGAGACGTGCACCTACCTAGAGAAAGAGTCAAGGagtcaaagaagctgaaattgccAACGTACCAATTGCATAACTTGCTTCAACCTCCTCCCGATCAAGTTCAAGTGGGGAAGATATGACAGGTCACAAAATACGACAACAATATGACGAATATACATGGTAATCCCATAATCCCCCATATTTTGGTTTCCCATGACGCACCGCTTCCCCAATTAGGGCAGACAGGCTGGGGGCTACTTGGCTCATCTTGGATCGCAGGTAAGTGTGTAGACTTTGACGGTACTCTGACAAAGACACCACACGGCTGGAGAAGCTCTCGATGTTTATCAAGTCAATGGCTGATATGTCCATGCCTAAAGAAAGTCAAGTGTGAATGCAGAAGCCCAATATTCAGAGCCCCATACCTTATCTTCACTGCTAGGCTCTGTACTGACCCATGGAAGACCGTGAGGCATCCAGAATAGCCTTAGCCTTGGCTGCATCCATTGTCAGCTCCTCCAGCTTCTCCAACTTTTCTTCATTAAGCTCCTTCCGGTTTCCAATGAACTGAGCAAGGCGGCAGTACGTAGCATTGTCATTGATGATCTTTACCAGCTCAGGAAAGTGATACCCATACCACTCCCTGCAAAGAACCACAATCACTCCCTGGCCCAGCTGTCATGCCTCAAAGCTACACTTGGCCCTCTCCACATCTATTTTATGCctggaggaaatgggaacaaatcaGATCCAAAAACCGCCATGTCTCCCCATTCACAATACAGACCAGGTAAAGGGCCTGCCTGGGCTGAGGTGTATATGGGGTGGATTTACTCTGCCTCCTCTTTCTATACAGTCAGTGTAAGAACACAGCCTGTGGTAAGCATCGGGAGGCCCAGCTCTACCAGTCCTGATCTCAGGATTCAAAATTAGCTAACCCACAGACCCAAGACCTTGTTTCTCAGGTCACCCCTGCACTTTACCTGACACGCATGGAGAAGGTATTGATATCCTTATCCAGCTGGTCCAGGAGGCTAATGGACTGGATAATCATGTTGTCCACTCGGTTCACATTAAACTTAACTTTGGCACGAGAATAGCTGTGTCCCAGCCCCAGTTGGGCTTTACAAGCAGACAAATCAGTGAGACCTTTCACCAGGTTGTGGAAATGCAGACGAACTCCTAGAAGAGGGCGAGACTGTGAGTAAGTAAAGGCTCTGAGCTAGCTCCTGCATGCACAGGCACCAGACAAGCAGGAGGGCTTCTAAAAAGCAACCTGCTAGGTTTCCAGACCCGTCCCCCCACCGGCTCCAGATTTCAAAAATGTCTCACCTCGAAGGATCTCGGCTATGACACCTCCAGTCTGGCAGTTGTACCCTAACTCCTCTTGTATAGCTGCACCTATCTtggggtccccaacccccagaagtactttcttctttttgggtGGTAGGTGAGTCTCCAAGAGCAGGCGGAGGTCCTCATGAACAACACCTCAAGGCAAAGAACAGAGCTCCCATTAACATGCTGAAGGATGCTTAAATCATAAAAAGGGATCTTGTCCCCTCAACTGCTGATCAGTGACAGACTGATCTTACATTGGTCTTGCAGAGCATGCTAAGATGGCCTGTGCCTAGAGAGCCCTCCTCTTGCTCAGAGGCTTTGCTCAGAGATATGGAGACATCACTGATTACATTCACTCAGGGGATTGACAGACTCAAGTCATCACTGCAAAGCCAGCATCAACCATAGGAGGAACAGCACTCAGGCCCAATAACATAAGTGTAAAATATATTACTGAAAGCTTGAAACACCCTTGAGCACAATGGATGTATTTAGCATCAGATCTGTCTTCTGGGACTAAAACTCTTTCTCCAGGCTTTTAGCATCAAAATTACCCTTTGCAATCAGCTGAAGAAACCAGCAGAGAACCACATTTGATTAGATCTACCATTATACCAGCCCCTCAACCCCAGCCTGATTTCACTTAAAATCATTTATTACTACAGTGCCTACAGGAAACAAAGCCTACATTCTAGGTTGTTAAAGGGTTAACAGTACCAAGAACTACATCTCGGGTCATCTCCCTACAATATTTAGTGGCCAACTCACCTTCAGACACAGCGTTGGCATTTTCCAAGGCAACCTGGGACGAGGAAAAGGGACAAAAGGCCACAAGACGAACGATGTTGTGGAATTTGCCCAGGTTCAGCACGCACTCCTCCACCTGGGGGGAGAAAGATgaatgatttccttccttccctcttgccTCTAGtaaagcagcagcagctctcGGACCTGAACGCACTTTTAAGACCAAGCGAACACTAAAGATGGACAGATCAAGGGCCCCAAATCTCGGTTCCGCTTCATCGGTAAGAGGTGGAGTCTGGAAAGCTTACTTTTTAATGCTTCAAACGCAATTCTAATCACGAATGCAGGTAAGGACCCCCTGCTTTGGAGCTGTCGGGCCCAGCGCACCTCCCAATGCGCGGCCAGCCACGTGGGAGCGCGCGGTGCATGCTGGGGCCCGCGCGCCCCAAGGGGCTGCGGAGCCGCCGGCTAGCCCACCATGTCCACCCACCTGCGGCAGCAGAAGGCTGATCTCCTCCACCTCCTTCAGCGCCAGCAGCGCGTAGCCGACCGCGTGCTCGAAAAGCACGTGGAGAAGCACCTGAAAAGGCAGCAGGGACGCCAAAGTAAGCACCGATCCCGCGTCTGCCCAACCCCGTCCGCGGGGAAAGCCCTGATCCCAGCCCACGCTCCGGCCCAAACCCAGGCCCAAACCACGGCCTCCGACTCGCCCGCAACCTACAACCACTCCTCACCATGGCGCTCGCTCCGGGTCCGGCTAGCACTGCGGCGAGCGCGCTCTGGCGCGCGGAACCAGGCTCCTGAGGCCACACCCCCGTCTCGTCGGCCAATCAGAGGCCGGGGACGGTACCTTCCCGCTCCTCGGGAGGGGTCGCCCGAGGTGGTACGGCCCGCAGGGCGGGGACTGGGGCGCGAGCGCCGGCAAGTCGGCCTTTTCCGGTGTCTGCTGCCGCATGGTTGTTTGGTACGCGCCGGCAGGAACGGGCCCAGCAGGCTGCAAAATGGTTTGGAAAGGCGCTTTTCTGGCTAACTGTCCATTCAGTCTTGTTTTCATCCTGTAAATTACAGACAGCAGAGCTTAGTGGGATCCGGGCTGGAGGCCCCCGCGCGGATCGCGGCGACACTTCAGAGCAGAAACTCTTGCGGAGCCTGGTCTCCGCAGCGCTAGGCATCTCAGGACCTAGGCCCCGCCTCACGGCCCCAGGATAACCAGGACCCCCTGTGTCCCCACCCAGCAATAGGGGTCTACCCTCTCCCCGGCCAGGGTTATGCGCGGGCTTTCTTCATCACTGGGGCGGAAGCTGGGCCTACGGCGCGCTGGCGCGGATTTTGAAGTCGTGATTCCCTTTGGCTGACTTCATGcatttcagttatattttatttttaaaaataagtgcttCAGGCGCTGAAGTAGGAAAGAAAGATGATCCCATCTTTTCCCGGTTCGGTTTATTGTTCCCTGCTTAGGCAGAACCTTCCTTTTGCGGGGCCACGTGTCAGGCCCTGGTGCACTGCCCAACTTCTTAGTACCTCGTTAGTTCCAAGGGAACGGGGGCTGCTGTCGTGTCCTCTGGGTAGCTTTATGGCACTCAGGCGACTGTTTTGAAATTATTGATACTTTTGCTTTAATAATGTCTGAGTTACAAGTCCAAAACCTGGTAACCCcaaaatggtatatatatattggtaaatttaaaaataaatcatcttaAGGGGATTTTCACAACTTAAATTCCCACAACTAGCGTGCATTTGTAAATTCAAGGTATTTTCTTAAGCAGTTCAGTTATTTGACAAGATTCAAGTACTGAGCTCTTAAAATCTAGTAGattaaattttaatcataaatcttAAAATCTCAtggtcctaaaaaaaaaaaaaaaaaaaaatctcatggtcTTAATATTGCTTACAAATGTGCTTACATTTTGTTGCCTGTATCCACTTGTAATCCTGAGTTCAGACTCCATCTCATGTTTTAAAACGGAATTGGATCAGTTACTCCATCTcatgttttaaaatggaattgCAAAATTAATCTGTTACATGAGAATGTAAAATTCTTAAGCATTATAAATGCCAAATTAAATAGAAGTTTCCAAAATGTATCAGAAAATAAGCTATGACTGATTTACTTGATTACTTCTATACTCAATCCTAAATATTCCTGGGGTTACAGGTGCTTGTCTACTAAAGTAGGGAATTTCAGAGGAGAGGTTGGAATATGTTAATCAGTTTGCAGAATTAATTTAGACATTCTTGGCCAGTATTAAAAAAGTAggatgaaaaataaggaaataatagtCCATCACATAGAGTAAGGGGTATTGGtttgtaaaatttttgttttacacatatatacatatgtgtaaacatacatatatacatatatatacaccgtATATATGTTATGTAAGTGCACATTTCTGTGGATTATATACTAAAAGCCTGAGAGTCACTGAGCTGAAAGTTTACTCCATGGCTTTAGATAGATTTGAGTCCTCTGGTTATAAAGGAACTGTGTTAAAGTAGTTTGCTAACTTAGAGGGGTAGCTGAAGAAAAGTGCACTTCAACTAGTGAGGTAGAAAAGCTTATAATTAGATAAGGATATGGCATAAACACtcctttatttccctctctttgCTAAACTATCTCCCCTTGTGCTTCATAATCCTGACCTCCATGGGCATCTCTGCAGCATGTGATGTCAAAGATTatatctcctttgcctttgagcTGTTTGTTAAATTCACTGAATTTGGGGATAATTTTTTAAGTAGCAGTAAATATGAATCAGAGTCAACAAACCTGGGCTCAGGTCTGAGCTCTGCTGCTTAACAACATGACCTTAAGTTAATCACCCAACTTTCCTaagcttgcttgctttctttttttttttccccagaatgaAGATGGAGGATATTCATTCATCCCTCAACAAACATTTTACTGAACATAGGCCAGGTGTGACACAGGTGTTgtacctggcatgtagtaggAACTCAACGAATAttagtggacttttttttttttttaatcccctttaTCAGTGAATAGTGATAATTTTTTATCACAATATTTCACTTTACTTGTTCTCAGTTGAGTCCCAGTTCTCCCATCTCTTCTCATAGAATCTACTAAAACCCCAGTTTTTATAACCCAGCTACTCTGATTCATTTCTATCATTAACTTACACACATAGACAGAGCACTTGTAAAACTAAGTTTAGTTTCACTTGGTAAAACAGTTAGGCATTCTGTTTTTCAACTTCCAGTGGCAGTAGATAGACGATTTACTGATTAAATGTTGTAGAAACCTGGAAAATATGTTCAGTATATAAACCTGCCAGTTACTGGTATCTCGGTTGTTTTCTATTTAAACAGGGTTGCTAAGAATCTTTCAGGCTTCCTCTGTCTTCTTCAGGTCTTTTCCAAATGGCAATGTGGAGCACTCTTATACCCTAGTTGCAGGGGAAGAGGGGGGATTTCTCAGTTCTCTGTGCTCAGGATCTGGTGCTGTGTCTTGAGACACCATCAATCCCTGCTATAAAATGGCTGCTTTGGACTGGCCCCTGGACCTGTACACTTATCCTCTGAGCCACACTGATCTTAGACAGATACTTGAAATCTCTGAGCTGTATCTTCTTATGTCAGGCCTCTATTGGTGGACATACTCCACACTGAGGCGTGTGTGGTCTTTGGGGTCACCTGTCTGCCGTGTATAGGCTGGGAGGACCACGCTTATTACCGGAGGAACTTTTATCCTAACCCTTTCCTCATGAAGGacatccctggtgtctcagatagtaaagaatcttcctgcaatgcaggagatgtgggtttgatccctgggttggaaagatcccttggagaagggaatggcaactcactcctcaTGAATGCTCTGTAAGCTTCCCTCTGCTGCACTGACCATTGCATTGGGTTGAGTGTGGGACCtctagagcaggggtcagcaaaccatGACCCTGGGGACCAAATCTGGCTTGTGGCTTATTTTTGTAGGACCTCAGAGCTAAGAATGATTTTCATGCTTTTAAagggttttaattttttggggggtgCGTGGCAGAGACTATTCGTGGCCCACAAAGTCTGAAGTATTTATTATCTGACAATTTATGCAAAATGATTGCTAGTCCCTATTCTGAGCTCAGACGAGATTGGGCATTTTCAGGGTCGTATGGCTGTCGCTGTTCTTGGAGGTAGGCAGTTTCATCTGTGCCATGTTTGGGGAGCATGGCAGGAGTGAACAGATAATGATATTTGTAGAAATGAAAAACTtgttgaaatttaaaagaaatgcattGACTTATTAGCAAATTAGGTGTGGCTTAAGAGAGTATTAGTGAACTGGAAGATCTGACCAAATAATTTATTGAGAATGCAACAAAGATAAAGAGGTGAAAGAGCGGTTAGGAGATGTGGAGTAAGTCTAGCCCAGAAAGCAGGAAGGATATTAGTGAGGGttctcttcagagaaacagaagcaataggatGTAGCTATAGATACaatgaatggggcttccctggtggctcagaatggagtaaagaatttgcctgcagtacaggaaacagcaggtttgatccctggaggatcaaaggatggggaagatcccctggaggagggcatggcaaaccactccagtattcttgcctggagaatcccgtgggcagaggagcctggctggctacagtccatagggtcacaaagagtcagatgtgactgaggaTGCATGcacatagatacagatatagataagAGGAAATTTATTATAGGAAATGGCTCACATGTTTGTGGAAGCCAAGAAGTTCCTCAGTCTGTCATCTGTGGGCAGGAGAACCAGGGAAACTGATTATGTTAATTCAGTTTGAACCCAAAGGCCTGAGAATGGGGTTGAGGGCAGCTGATGTTGTAGGCCCAAGTCTGACACTGAAAGCCTGAGAACCCAGAGTGTCCGAGGGACAGGAGGAAGTGGATGTCTCAGCTCAAGCAGAGATAGAACTAATTTGCCCTTCCTtcgcctttttgttctattctggTTCTCAGTGAATTGGCTGATGACCATCCATGTTTGGGAGGGCCATCTGCCTTACTCAGTTTACCAACTCATGCTAATCTCTTTCAGGAACACCCTCACAAACACTACTAGAAACAGtgttttaccagctatctggGCGTCCCTCAGTCTAGTTGAGTTGACAgcgtaaaattaaccatcatcaGGAGGAACAATATTTGAAGAGGTGGTAGATGCAGTTTCCCCAGAACTGATGAAAAACATTGAGCCAAAGGTGCAGGAATGCATCTCAAACAGGATAAAAAGAAATCCAGGCTTGTACCCTTGTAATAAACCAGCAAAACACCAAGAACAAAGAGAAGAtctttaaagcatattttaaataattcagattTATAATGGTTACAAATCATTCAGGGTTTCTACTTTCTTGTAcaatttttgttagttttctgggaatttgttcatttcatgtattttgttgttaactcagtcctgtctgaatctTCATGACCCctttgactgcagcacaccaggtttccctgtcttttactatcccctgtttgctcaaactcttgtccattgagttggtgatgccatccatttc
This genomic interval from Cervus canadensis isolate Bull #8, Minnesota chromosome 10, ASM1932006v1, whole genome shotgun sequence contains the following:
- the NOP56 gene encoding nucleolar protein 56 translates to MVLLHVLFEHAVGYALLALKEVEEISLLLPQVEECVLNLGKFHNIVRLVAFCPFSSSQVALENANAVSEGVVHEDLRLLLETHLPPKKKKVLLGVGDPKIGAAIQEELGYNCQTGGVIAEILRGVRLHFHNLVKGLTDLSACKAQLGLGHSYSRAKVKFNVNRVDNMIIQSISLLDQLDKDINTFSMRVREWYGYHFPELVKIINDNATYCRLAQFIGNRKELNEEKLEKLEELTMDAAKAKAILDASRSSMGMDISAIDLINIESFSSRVVSLSEYRQSLHTYLRSKMSQVAPSLSALIGEAVGARLIAHAGSLTNLAKYPASTVQILGAEKALFRALKTRGNTPKYGLIFHSTFIGRAAAKNKGRISRYLANKCSIASRIDCFSEVPTSVFGEKLREQVEERLSFYETGEIPRKNLDVMKEAMVQAEEAAAEITRKLEKQEKKRLKKEKKRLAAIALASENSSALEECEETSERPKKKKKQKPQEALQENGMEDPSVSFSKPKKKKSFSKEELVSSDLEETAGTGSLPKRKKSFPKEETVTDPDESENKTVPKKKRKLSKEEPLSSGPEEAAASKSSGSKKKKKLRKLSQES